One stretch of Prunus persica cultivar Lovell chromosome G1, Prunus_persica_NCBIv2, whole genome shotgun sequence DNA includes these proteins:
- the LOC109946776 gene encoding uncharacterized protein LOC109946776, with protein MSKPVLSGRIAKGSLLLSEFEIKFVPQKAIKGQALADFLAAHPTPDNMELPADLPDEEVFTIEALTWQLYFDGAARRNGAGVGLVFITPSGGLIPYSFSLLALCSNNMAEYEALIIGLEIALEMHIDCLQAYGDSQLAVRQLNGQYAVRNATLIPYHERAKYLMSQFQDIHVSHIPRSENDKADALANLAASLTLPSERDIQVTVGERYLLPPAIERIEEVVDSNVITSSESWGLDVIGMIKPKSSRQHQYILAATDYFSKWAEAIPLKEVRADDVTNFIRNHIIYRYGVPSKIISDNALYFKCKSMTKLCEKYKFQHSFFAS; from the exons ATGTCTAAGCCTGTGCTCTCTGGGCGAATAGCCAAGGGGTCACTCCTCCTCTCTGAGTTTGAGATAAAATTTGTGCCACAAAAGGCGATCAAAGGGCAAGCTCTTGCTGATTTCTTGGCTGCTCATCCTACTCCCGACAACATGGAGTTACCTGCAGATTTGCCTGATGAGGAGGTGTTCACAATAGAAGCACTTACATGGCAACTATATTTTGATGGGGCAGCAAGAAGAAACGGAGCTGGGGTAGGATTAGTATTCATCACGCCATCTGGGGGCTTAATCCCATACTCATTCTCCTTACTAGCTTTATGTTCGAATAATATGGCAGAATACGAGGCACTCATCATTGGCCTTGAAATTGCCCTCGAGATGCATATTGATTGTTTGCAAGCATATGGTGATTCACAGTTGGCCGTCAGACAGTTGAATGGTCAATATGCAGTCAGAAATGCTACTCTCATCCCATACCATGAAAGGGCGAAGTATCTCATGTCACAGTTTCAAGACATTCATGTTAGTCACATCCCGAGGTCGGAAAATGATAAAGCTGATGCACTAGCTAATTTGGCTGCATCGTTAACATTACCTAGCGAAAGGGATATCCAAGTCACCGTTGGGGAACGTTATTTACTACCACCAGCTATAGAGAGAATTGAAGAAGTTGTGGATTCAAACGTTATTACGTCCTCCGAAT CTTGGGGATTAGATGTTATTGGCATGATAAAGCCTAAGTCATCACGTCAACATCAATACATCTTGGCTGCGACTGATTACTTCTCTAAATGGGCTGAAGCAATTCCTTTAAAGGAGGTACGAGCAGACGATGTTACAAACTTCATAAGGAACCACATCATCTACCGTTATGGGGTTCCATCGAAGATTATATCTGACaatgcattgtatttcaaatGCAAGTCCATGACCAAGTTGTGCGAGAAGTATAAGTTTCAACACTCATTCTTCGCGAGTTAA
- the LOC109946775 gene encoding uncharacterized protein LOC109946775 produces MEIRSAEEYQFVMDAYGNLHKEHASDEYGRAIAFGPQYVRSCPLNSIRLMVPPESRTTWFTTDHLSSGHLKLNPHEEDRVIQISQAKGPCFLAHSLMKVNNEIEGDKQCLPRDEFYPVMHRMLRNKISWGSNFKFFRQANFLSFVLEWTESILSDFGDVFRQADIYGAVAISRYSYDFCPNVWRAFCELWGPLSNTFHHGNGEMGISLYDLKVIGGLPILGLPYDEFIPLNRELCREDLYPSTIGELLKIHAQLCVFHKKGQVFHDQWIEHFFRGEAIYGAAGNKNNIVPEHKAKDLKFPLNISREGQLAAFLAFWLSRFVLPLDNAIRLECFYMASLMVRGFRVSLAPAVLGLIYHALGTVATHCRGPGLANAYLPIHYVMGWLGEHFPDLIDRRSDNDFPAHYPLLARSGFMVYRPSVFLAQEDCILLDTESLADNAFEFLVCMRSALLPVRLGGDLWLEPYYPNRFAHQFGFDQGVPENKLLFSVCERQRCEIEKLARAQAVLLRKDTTTRFYIPRFTHIGECSWSYCRWWMTACAPYMGFSVSKIFSVVDRGHKKRIPNAKGEHFSGVNHVMHQSQRINRDSHHKQARHADHNKVEDGSSSHVLDEESSNPVQGK; encoded by the exons ATGGAGATTCGCTCGGCAGAGGAGTATCAATTT GTGATGGATGCTTATGGAAATCTTCACAAAGAACATGCTTCCGATGAATATGGTAGGGCCATCGCTTTTGGCCCCCAGTACGTGAGATCTTGTCCTCTGAATTCGATCAGGCTTATGGTACCTCCTGAGAGTCGGACAACATGGTTCACCACAGATCACTTGAGTAGTGGACATCTCAAACTCAACCCCCATGAAGAAGACCGAGTTATTCAAATTTCTCAAGCAAAGGGCCCATGTTTTCTGGCCCACTCTTTGATGAAAGTAAACAATGAGATTGAAGGAGATAAGCAGTGTCTTCCTAGAGATGAATTTTATCCGGTTATGCACAGGATGCTTCGTAACAAAATTTCATGGGGaagcaatttcaaatttttccgTCAGGCTAACTTTTTATCCTTTGTACTGGAGTGGACGGAGTCTATTTTGAGTGACTTTGGTGATGTCTTTCGTCAAGCTGATATATATGGGGCTGTGGCCATTTCTCGATACTCCTATGATTTTTGCCCTAATGTTTGGAGAGCATTCTGCGAGTTATGGGGGCCTTTATCCAACACATTTCATCACGGGAACGGTGAAATGGGCATTTCCTTATATGACCTAAAAGTTATTGGCGGGTTACCAATTTTGGGTCTCCCCTATGATGAATTTATCCCTTTAAACAGAGAATTATGCCGTGAAGACTTGTATCCTTCAACCATTGGTGAACTTTTGAAAATCCATGCTCAACTATGTGTTTTCCATAAGAAAGGGCAAGTTTTCCACGATCAATGGATTGAGCATTTCTTTCGAGGGGAAGCCATATATGGTGCTGCGGggaataaaaataacatagTTCCCGAACATAAAGCCAAAGACCTCAAATTTCCCTTGAACATTTCACGTGAAGGACAATTGGCTGCTTTTTTAGCCTTTTGGCTTAGCCGTTTTGTTTTGCCCCTTGATAATGCTATAAGGCTAGAATGTTTCTATATGGCAAGTTTGATGGTGAGAGGGTTTAGAGTTTCACTTGCTCCAGCAGTGTTGGGACTTATTTATCATGCCCTCGGTACAGTTGCTACTCATTGTAGGGGTCCTGGTTTAGCAAATGCATATCTTCCCATTCATTATGTGATGGGATGGTTAGGGGAGCACTTTCCTGATCTGATCGACCGTCGGAGTGACAATGATTTTCCAGCACATTACCCTCTTCTAGCGAG GAGTGGGTTTATGGTTTATCGTCCCAGTGTCTTCCTTGCACAAGAAGATTGCATTCTTTTAGACACAGAGAGCCTTGCGGACAATGCCTTTGAATTCTTGGTTTGTATGCGCTCTGCACTGCTTCCTGTAAGGTTAGGTGGCGATCTTTGGTTGGAGCCTTACTACCCAAATAGATTTGCTCACCAGTTTGGCTTTGATCAAGGAGTTCCGGAGAACAAACTTTTATTTAGTGTATGTGAGAGGCAGCGATGCGAGATTGAGAAGTTGGCGAGAGCCCAAGCAGTCCTTCTGCGCAAAGATACTACAACGCGTTTCTATATTCCACGCTTCACTCACATTGGGGAATGCTCTTGGTCGTATTGTAGATGGTGGATGACTGCATGTGCACCTTATATGGGCTTTTCTGTGTCAAAAATTTTCTCAGTGGTAGACAG AGGACACAAGAAGAGAATTCCCAATGCTAAAGGGGAACATTTCTCAGGGGTTAATCACGTGATGCACCAATCCCAAAGGATTAATCGAGACTCACACCACAAACAGGCGCGACATGCAGATCACAACAAGGTTGAGGATGGAAGCTCTAGCCATGTTCTTGATGAAGAGAGTTCTAATCCGGTGCAGGGGAAATGA